The Rhodopseudomonas palustris genome window below encodes:
- a CDS encoding NADPH:quinone oxidoreductase family protein, with amino-acid sequence MKAVVVEDYAAIDQVALKQIARPAVTPGSVRVRVQAVGIGFVDGLKVQGRYQTKDPLPFIPGTEFAGVIDAAGDGVANLAPGQMVMGMARSGALAEYIVVPADAVAPLPDGVSPEEGASFRANYLTAYYALAERARLQRDEILLVLGAAGGVGTAAIQIGKLLGARVIAGASTEQKRDFALKLGADAVIDYTQPDWRDTFKTLTGGHGADLIFDPIGGPVAVEAFRSIAWNGRHIVVGFAAGSIPALPFNLPLLKGGSLLGVDLAQLPRREPDVLARCTAELSRLLASGALKPAIVSAFALEDFRAAFTTLASRDALGKVVIRIAP; translated from the coding sequence ATGAAAGCCGTCGTCGTCGAAGACTATGCCGCGATCGACCAGGTCGCGTTGAAACAGATCGCGCGGCCGGCGGTGACACCGGGATCGGTGCGGGTCCGGGTGCAGGCGGTCGGCATCGGCTTCGTCGACGGCCTCAAAGTACAGGGCCGCTATCAGACCAAGGATCCGCTGCCGTTCATTCCCGGCACGGAATTCGCCGGCGTGATCGACGCGGCCGGCGACGGCGTCGCCAACCTTGCGCCCGGCCAGATGGTGATGGGGATGGCGCGCTCCGGTGCGCTCGCCGAATACATCGTGGTGCCGGCCGACGCGGTCGCGCCGCTGCCGGACGGCGTCTCACCGGAAGAAGGCGCCTCGTTCCGGGCCAACTACCTCACCGCCTACTACGCGCTCGCCGAGCGCGCCAGGCTGCAGCGGGACGAGATCCTGCTTGTGCTCGGCGCCGCCGGCGGCGTCGGCACCGCGGCGATCCAGATCGGCAAACTGCTCGGCGCCCGTGTCATCGCCGGAGCATCCACCGAACAGAAGCGCGACTTCGCGCTGAAGCTCGGCGCCGACGCCGTGATCGACTACACCCAGCCGGATTGGCGCGACACCTTCAAGACGCTGACCGGCGGTCACGGCGCCGACCTGATCTTCGATCCGATCGGCGGGCCGGTCGCGGTCGAAGCGTTTCGCTCGATCGCCTGGAACGGCCGGCACATCGTCGTCGGATTCGCGGCCGGCAGCATCCCGGCGCTGCCGTTCAACCTGCCGCTGCTGAAAGGCGGCAGCCTGCTCGGCGTCGACCTCGCCCAACTGCCGCGGCGCGAGCCGGACGTGCTGGCGCGCTGCACCGCCGAGCTATCGCGGCTGCTCGCCAGCGGCGCGCTGAAGCCGGCGATCGTCTCGGCCTTCGCGCTGGAAGATTTCCGCGCCGCCTTCACCACCCTCGCCAGCCGCGACGCGCTCGGCAAAGTGGTCATCCGGATCGCGCCGTAA
- a CDS encoding GNAT family N-acetyltransferase: MNRPDQHVTLRPAAKQDLPVFMRELQDAFAVAVVEEFGSIPGERIPADSDIQRSFDAPGAEVLHIIANGERVGGVVVRIDASTQHNSLDLFFIATSAHGRGLGTAAWRAIEQRYPQTKVWQTHTPYFERRNIHFYVNKCGFKIVEYYNDRHPDPHEHELEHQAEPDGLPPDGGFFRFEKIC, translated from the coding sequence TTGAACCGCCCCGACCAGCACGTCACGCTTCGCCCCGCGGCGAAACAGGATCTCCCCGTCTTCATGCGCGAGCTGCAGGACGCGTTCGCGGTCGCCGTGGTCGAAGAGTTCGGCTCGATTCCGGGCGAGCGCATTCCAGCCGACAGCGACATCCAGCGATCGTTCGATGCGCCGGGCGCCGAGGTGCTGCACATCATCGCGAACGGCGAACGCGTCGGCGGCGTGGTGGTGCGGATCGACGCTTCGACCCAGCACAATTCGCTCGACCTGTTCTTCATCGCCACGTCGGCGCACGGCCGCGGCCTCGGCACCGCCGCGTGGCGGGCGATCGAACAGCGCTATCCGCAGACCAAAGTGTGGCAGACCCACACGCCGTATTTCGAACGCCGCAATATCCACTTCTACGTCAACAAATGCGGCTTCAAGATCGTCGAATACTACAACGACCGTCACCCCGATCCGCACGAGCACGAGCTCGAACATCAAGCCGAGCCGGACGGCCTGCCGCCCGACGGCGGATTCTTCCGGTTCGAAAAGATCTGCTGA
- a CDS encoding proton-conducting transporter transmembrane domain-containing protein, whose product MPLDLLPLAAPLPLLIAAAFAFARPGRRPPLVPAIAEAAALLAFVITAGALAVLIMVGPATSPLIGFAGVGLSARLDAVSATMLLLVGFVGWIVVRYARTYLDGEARQGAFLGWLCTAVAAVLLLVQSGNLVQLAACWIATSECLHRLLLFYPNRATAQRAARKKRLFASVGAAAMLGGVALLATAYHTTDIATINAVARAGDAPAAAMIAAGLLAVAALLKSAQFPTHGWLTEVMEAPTPVSALLHAGVINAGGFLLIRFADLMITVPGVLAVLAMVGGFTALFGALVMLTQPAVKTSLAWSTVAQMGFMMLECGLALFPLALLHIVAHSLYKAHAFLASGGAVEQIVAIRRPGPIAVPSGQAVARAFLAALAIYVAIGAGFGLMFGFDHKPPQSLALGAILVFGVAYLLAQGLADAAPRLLTRRTAIYSAATAAGYFALQTAAEWLTAGTLPPPLAPGRLEWTLISLAVLSFGGIAIAQALFPLWTSHPATAGLRVHLSNGLYINAALDRLLSGWSAAPPRDPAEGAHPC is encoded by the coding sequence GTGCCCCTCGATCTGCTGCCGCTCGCCGCACCGCTGCCCCTGCTGATCGCCGCAGCGTTCGCCTTCGCGCGACCCGGCCGGCGCCCGCCGCTGGTGCCGGCGATAGCCGAGGCCGCGGCACTGCTGGCTTTCGTCATCACCGCCGGTGCGCTCGCGGTGCTGATCATGGTCGGCCCCGCGACGAGCCCTCTGATAGGCTTCGCCGGCGTCGGCCTGTCGGCGCGGCTCGATGCCGTCAGCGCCACCATGCTGCTCCTGGTCGGCTTCGTCGGCTGGATCGTGGTGCGCTACGCGCGGACGTATCTCGACGGCGAGGCGCGTCAGGGCGCGTTTCTTGGCTGGCTGTGCACGGCGGTCGCCGCGGTGCTGCTGCTGGTGCAGTCGGGCAATCTGGTGCAGCTCGCTGCATGCTGGATCGCCACCAGCGAGTGTCTGCACCGACTGCTGCTGTTCTATCCGAACCGCGCCACGGCGCAGCGCGCCGCCCGCAAGAAGCGGCTGTTTGCCAGCGTCGGTGCCGCCGCGATGCTCGGTGGCGTGGCGCTGCTCGCGACCGCATATCACACCACGGACATCGCCACCATCAACGCCGTCGCACGTGCCGGTGATGCGCCGGCCGCTGCGATGATTGCGGCCGGCTTACTGGCTGTTGCAGCGCTACTGAAGTCGGCGCAATTCCCTACCCATGGCTGGCTCACCGAAGTGATGGAAGCGCCGACGCCGGTGTCGGCACTGCTGCATGCCGGCGTGATCAATGCCGGCGGATTCCTGCTGATCCGCTTCGCCGATCTGATGATAACGGTGCCCGGCGTGCTTGCGGTGTTGGCTATGGTCGGCGGCTTCACCGCACTGTTCGGCGCACTGGTGATGCTGACCCAGCCGGCGGTGAAAACCTCGCTGGCGTGGTCCACCGTGGCGCAGATGGGCTTCATGATGCTGGAATGCGGGCTGGCGCTGTTTCCGCTGGCGCTGCTGCACATCGTCGCCCACTCGCTTTACAAGGCGCACGCCTTCCTCGCCTCAGGCGGCGCGGTCGAACAGATCGTCGCGATCCGCCGCCCCGGTCCGATCGCGGTGCCGAGCGGCCAGGCCGTGGCGCGGGCCTTCCTGGCAGCACTGGCGATCTACGTGGCGATCGGCGCCGGCTTCGGCTTGATGTTCGGGTTCGATCACAAACCGCCGCAGTCGCTCGCGCTCGGCGCCATCCTGGTGTTCGGCGTCGCCTATCTGCTGGCCCAAGGCTTGGCCGACGCCGCGCCGCGGCTGCTGACCCGCCGCACCGCGATCTACTCCGCCGCAACCGCCGCCGGTTACTTCGCGCTCCAGACGGCCGCCGAATGGCTGACCGCCGGCACACTGCCGCCGCCGCTCGCGCCCGGCCGGCTGGAATGGACGCTGATATCGCTGGCGGTGCTGAGCTTCGGCGGCATCGCCATCGCCCAGGCGCTGTTCCCGCTGTGGACCTCGCACCCTGCGACCGCAGGTCTGCGCGTCCATCTGTCGAACGGCCTCTACATCAACGCCGCCCTCGATCGCCTGCTGAGCGGCTGGTCCGCCGCACCACCTCGTGATCCGGCCGAAGGAGCCCACCCATGCTGA
- a CDS encoding LysR family transcriptional regulator: MNALNYNHLRYFWAVAHDGNLTRTAQRLNLTQSALSVQIRKLEERIGHALFERRGRQLHLTEAGRITLDHADAIFATGEELIDTLRNTGVARQALRVGALATLSRNFQMAFLRPVLGRPDVELILRSGSAAELLQLLGALSLDVVLINHAPARDSVNRLVVHRLAERSVSLIGTRARLRRKGSLEDRLRSHPVIVPTAGSSIRMGFDALVARLGIRPQIAAEVEDMAMMRLLAREDLGLAVLPPIVVKDELDDGRLIEAEQLSGIVETFYAVTIERRFPNPVLTKLLRAKKI, from the coding sequence ATGAACGCGCTCAACTACAACCATCTGCGCTATTTCTGGGCGGTCGCGCATGACGGCAATCTGACCCGCACGGCGCAGCGGCTGAACCTGACGCAGTCGGCGCTGTCGGTGCAGATCCGCAAGCTCGAGGAGCGGATCGGCCACGCGCTGTTCGAGCGCCGCGGTCGGCAATTGCATCTCACCGAAGCCGGTCGCATCACCCTCGATCATGCCGACGCGATCTTCGCCACGGGTGAGGAGCTGATCGATACGCTGCGCAACACCGGGGTGGCGCGGCAGGCGCTGCGGGTGGGGGCGCTGGCGACGCTGTCGCGCAACTTCCAGATGGCGTTTCTGCGCCCGGTGCTCGGCCGGCCCGACGTCGAACTGATTTTGCGCTCGGGAAGTGCGGCGGAGCTGTTGCAGCTGCTCGGGGCGCTGAGCCTCGATGTGGTGTTGATCAACCACGCCCCGGCGCGCGACAGCGTCAACCGGCTGGTGGTGCACCGGCTCGCCGAGCGCTCGGTCAGCCTGATCGGCACCCGCGCCCGGCTGCGGCGGAAGGGCAGTCTCGAAGACCGGCTGCGCAGCCATCCGGTGATCGTGCCGACCGCGGGCAGCAGCATCCGGATGGGCTTCGACGCGCTGGTGGCGCGGCTCGGCATCCGGCCGCAGATCGCCGCCGAGGTCGAGGACATGGCGATGATGCGGCTGCTGGCGCGGGAGGATCTCGGTCTCGCGGTGCTGCCGCCGATCGTGGTCAAGGATGAGCTCGACGACGGCCGGCTGATCGAAGCCGAGCAGCTGTCCGGCATCGTCGAGACCTTCTACGCGGTGACGATCGAGCGGCGCTTTCCCAATCCGGTACTGACCAAGCTGCTGCGGGCGAAGAAGATCTAG
- a CDS encoding trimeric intracellular cation channel family protein encodes MDKFPVLLDLAGTFVFALSGAVAGARRRLDLFGVLVLAFAAGNAGGITRDVPITAVPPVAVQDWRYLGVSLLAGLVTFYLVPVVVRISSAILLFDAAGLALFAVTGATKALAHGLSPVTAIALGVVTGIGGGMVRDMLLAEIPTVLRAELYAVAAAIAAAIIVLGQMLHWPDGPVTTAALLACFALRVAAIRRGWRLPVAKIEEPAPSDKPGQGN; translated from the coding sequence ATGGACAAGTTTCCGGTTCTGCTCGATCTGGCTGGAACCTTCGTATTCGCGCTCAGCGGCGCGGTGGCCGGAGCGCGGCGGCGGCTCGATCTGTTCGGCGTGCTGGTGCTGGCGTTCGCGGCCGGCAATGCCGGCGGCATCACCCGCGACGTGCCGATCACCGCGGTGCCGCCGGTCGCGGTGCAGGACTGGCGCTATCTCGGGGTGTCGCTGCTCGCCGGCCTCGTCACCTTCTATCTGGTGCCGGTGGTCGTGCGGATCAGCAGCGCGATCCTGTTGTTCGACGCTGCGGGGCTGGCGCTGTTCGCCGTCACCGGCGCCACCAAAGCGCTGGCGCACGGGCTCAGCCCGGTGACGGCGATCGCGCTCGGCGTGGTCACCGGGATTGGCGGCGGCATGGTGCGCGACATGCTGCTGGCCGAGATTCCGACCGTGCTGCGCGCCGAGCTGTATGCGGTGGCGGCGGCGATCGCCGCGGCGATCATCGTGCTCGGCCAGATGCTGCATTGGCCCGACGGGCCGGTCACCACCGCGGCGCTGCTGGCGTGCTTTGCGCTGCGCGTCGCCGCGATCCGCCGCGGCTGGCGGTTGCCAGTGGCGAAGATCGAGGAGCCGGCGCCGAGCGACAAGCCGGGACAGGGCAATTAG
- a CDS encoding YbcC family protein gives MLMTKPPVPQLNLTAVHEAAGRAARAIPPLWPLESSVAVNPFLGQSGEPLATAAARLRRVAGAALTMPRAWYAERIASGEISDVDLAAALDAAPPTSRPPTIADLKRAAQIDIAPPQALPTVAELASAVSGFDWTSFVAERISAWASGFFDRGQALWAAPKGPNAYAAWRLTATHDLTPEIFGLTGFAADVAAAPETAEAALIRAVEQLGLSEAASESYFHRLLISLGGWAQLARYRFWQAELAGRTDTTVTDLIAICAVWESALLRKYQARIAADWADAIDAYAQPLQPAEDDQINATLQDAVDRAAQRKLQTVLSTSMQPRPDNRPTLQMAFCIDVRSEPFRRALESLDPRIRTLGFGGFFGLPIAHRRFASDVVEARLPVLLPPRVTTSCGGHSHAHEANDRAKRVAARAKRAWGRFKLAAISSFAFVESMGPVYVAKLLSDGLRAGQHKTSADPAPQFDPPLALGARIDTAEAVLKAMSLTGPFAPLVLIAGHGASVVNNPHASALHCGACGGFPGDVNARLLAGLLNDPEVRAALAGRGIAIPADTLFVGALHDTTTDAVTLYDADHPSPVHAADLAQTRAWLATAGALTRSERALRLPRAVTGGAIARRARDWAEVRPEWALAGCRAFIAAPRSHTSGRDLQGQAFLHDYDWRKDTDFSVLELILTAPVVVASWISLQYYGSTVAPETFGAGNKLLHNVTGGIGVVEGNGGLLRGGLPWQSVHDGERLVHQPLRLSVLIEAPHEAITTILDRHPDVRTLFDNGWMHLFTLDDDGTMDRRYVGNGRWDVVVTPAAQEQSVAELA, from the coding sequence ATGCTGATGACCAAGCCCCCCGTCCCTCAGCTCAACCTCACCGCCGTGCATGAGGCAGCCGGGCGCGCCGCCCGCGCCATCCCGCCGCTGTGGCCGCTGGAGTCGAGCGTCGCGGTCAACCCGTTCCTCGGCCAGAGCGGAGAACCGCTGGCTACGGCGGCCGCCCGGCTTCGCCGCGTCGCAGGTGCGGCCTTGACGATGCCAAGAGCTTGGTACGCCGAGCGGATCGCTTCCGGCGAGATCAGCGACGTCGACCTTGCCGCTGCGCTCGACGCCGCACCGCCAACCTCACGTCCGCCAACGATCGCCGACCTAAAGCGGGCTGCGCAGATCGACATCGCGCCGCCGCAGGCGCTGCCGACTGTCGCCGAGCTTGCGAGCGCTGTCTCGGGCTTCGACTGGACCAGCTTCGTCGCCGAGCGCATCAGCGCCTGGGCGAGCGGTTTTTTCGATCGCGGCCAGGCGCTGTGGGCCGCACCGAAGGGACCGAACGCATATGCGGCCTGGCGGCTGACCGCGACCCACGACCTGACGCCAGAGATCTTCGGCCTCACCGGCTTTGCGGCGGACGTCGCCGCTGCTCCGGAGACTGCCGAAGCGGCGTTGATCCGCGCCGTGGAGCAGCTTGGCCTGAGCGAAGCTGCATCGGAGAGCTACTTCCATCGCCTGCTGATCAGTCTCGGCGGGTGGGCTCAGCTCGCGCGCTACCGGTTCTGGCAGGCAGAGCTTGCCGGCCGCACCGACACAACGGTGACCGATCTCATCGCCATCTGCGCAGTGTGGGAGTCGGCCCTGCTGCGCAAGTACCAGGCCCGGATCGCGGCAGATTGGGCCGACGCGATCGATGCCTACGCGCAGCCGCTGCAGCCGGCGGAAGACGATCAGATCAACGCCACCCTGCAGGACGCGGTTGACCGCGCCGCGCAGCGGAAGCTTCAGACCGTGTTGTCGACCTCAATGCAGCCGAGGCCGGATAATCGCCCAACGCTGCAAATGGCGTTTTGCATCGACGTTCGCTCCGAGCCGTTCCGGCGCGCACTGGAAAGCCTCGATCCGCGGATCCGCACGCTCGGCTTCGGCGGCTTCTTCGGCCTTCCGATTGCGCATCGGCGGTTCGCCTCCGACGTCGTCGAAGCCCGCCTGCCGGTGCTGTTGCCCCCGCGCGTCACCACCAGCTGCGGCGGACACTCGCACGCACACGAGGCGAACGACCGGGCAAAACGTGTTGCTGCGCGCGCCAAGCGCGCCTGGGGCCGCTTCAAGCTGGCCGCGATCTCGTCCTTCGCTTTCGTCGAGTCGATGGGGCCGGTCTATGTCGCCAAGTTGCTCAGCGATGGCCTGAGGGCCGGTCAGCATAAGACAAGCGCTGATCCGGCACCGCAGTTTGATCCGCCGCTCGCTCTCGGTGCTCGGATTGACACGGCCGAAGCGGTGCTAAAGGCGATGTCGCTTACGGGGCCATTCGCGCCGCTGGTCCTGATCGCCGGGCATGGTGCCAGCGTCGTCAACAATCCCCACGCCAGCGCGCTGCATTGTGGCGCTTGCGGTGGCTTCCCTGGCGACGTCAATGCGCGGCTACTCGCCGGCCTGCTCAACGATCCGGAGGTCCGCGCTGCGCTCGCCGGTCGCGGCATCGCGATCCCGGCCGATACGCTGTTCGTCGGCGCGCTGCATGACACCACCACGGACGCAGTGACGCTGTACGATGCAGATCATCCCTCGCCGGTCCACGCTGCAGACCTCGCGCAAACGCGGGCCTGGCTCGCCACCGCCGGCGCGTTGACGCGGAGTGAGCGGGCGTTGCGGTTGCCACGGGCGGTGACGGGCGGCGCGATTGCACGGCGGGCACGCGATTGGGCCGAGGTCCGCCCTGAATGGGCGCTCGCCGGCTGCCGGGCCTTCATCGCCGCGCCGCGGTCCCACACCAGCGGTCGTGACCTTCAGGGCCAAGCCTTCCTGCACGACTATGACTGGCGCAAGGACACAGATTTCTCGGTGCTCGAGCTGATCCTCACCGCGCCAGTGGTGGTCGCGAGCTGGATCAGCCTGCAGTACTACGGCTCCACCGTCGCGCCGGAAACATTCGGCGCCGGCAACAAGCTGCTGCACAACGTCACCGGCGGGATCGGCGTCGTCGAAGGCAATGGCGGCCTGCTGCGCGGCGGCTTGCCGTGGCAATCGGTGCATGATGGCGAACGCCTCGTCCACCAGCCGCTCCGGCTGTCGGTTCTGATCGAAGCTCCACACGAGGCGATTACCACCATCCTCGATCGCCACCCGGACGTGCGCACACTGTTCGACAATGGCTGGATGCATCTGTTCACGCTCGACGATGACGGCACGATGGACCGGCGCTACGTCGGCAACGGCCGCTGGGACGTCGTCGTGACGCCTGCGGCACAGGAACAGTCGGTCGCAGAGCTCGCGTGA
- a CDS encoding DUF4142 domain-containing protein — protein sequence MKGAIVLLSGMLLATPAAAQSAAQAPGAPPVAISSTTAGFIQQVAISDLFETASARLALARGTDAQKQFANQMLQDHGKTSADVRRLIAQRGLKVDVPSQLDPPHQALLDKLNATEGDAFAATYAEQQVQAHQQAVTLFRGYAGNGDFSELKQWAAQTLPVLEHHLQMAQQLGSGNAATVGTSPAK from the coding sequence ATGAAGGGCGCCATCGTTCTGTTGAGCGGCATGCTGCTCGCCACCCCCGCCGCCGCGCAATCGGCCGCGCAGGCACCCGGCGCGCCGCCGGTCGCGATCAGCTCGACCACGGCGGGCTTCATCCAGCAGGTCGCGATCTCGGATCTGTTCGAGACCGCCTCGGCGCGGCTTGCGCTCGCCCGCGGCACCGACGCGCAAAAGCAGTTCGCCAATCAGATGCTGCAGGACCATGGCAAGACCTCGGCCGACGTCCGCCGCCTGATCGCGCAGCGCGGGCTCAAGGTCGACGTCCCGAGCCAGCTCGATCCGCCGCATCAGGCGCTGCTCGACAAGCTTAACGCCACCGAGGGCGACGCCTTCGCCGCGACCTATGCCGAGCAGCAGGTGCAGGCGCATCAGCAGGCGGTGACGCTGTTCCGCGGCTATGCGGGCAATGGCGACTTCTCCGAGCTGAAGCAATGGGCCGCGCAGACGCTACCGGTGCTCGAGCATCATTTGCAAATGGCGCAGCAGCTCGGCAGCGGCAACGCCGCGACAGTCGGCACCTCGCCGGCGAAATAA
- a CDS encoding response regulator → MSAMAIKVLVIDDEPPIRKLLRMGLGSQGYEVIEASNGKLALQAMANTPPDLVVLDLGLPDLPGHELLRQIRSQSEAVPIVVLSSRGDEAGKVEALDLGADDYVTKPFGMDELLARLRAALRHQLQVQGERPLFRVGDLSVDLVRRIVKLGDKEVKLSPKEYDLLRVLVQHAGKVLTHKFLLHELWDELTDAQYLRVYVRQLRQKIEPDPERPQYLLTETGIGYRLKAPN, encoded by the coding sequence GTGAGTGCCATGGCGATTAAAGTTCTGGTCATCGACGACGAACCGCCAATTCGGAAGCTTCTGCGGATGGGCCTTGGAAGCCAAGGCTACGAAGTGATCGAAGCCAGCAACGGCAAGCTTGCGCTGCAGGCGATGGCGAACACGCCGCCCGATCTCGTCGTGCTCGATCTCGGGTTGCCGGATCTGCCGGGCCATGAGCTGCTTCGGCAGATCCGTTCGCAGAGCGAGGCGGTGCCGATTGTCGTGCTGTCGAGCCGTGGCGATGAAGCCGGAAAGGTCGAAGCGCTGGACCTCGGCGCTGACGACTACGTCACCAAGCCGTTCGGCATGGATGAACTGCTGGCGCGCCTACGTGCCGCGCTGCGGCATCAGCTTCAGGTGCAGGGCGAGCGTCCGCTGTTCCGCGTCGGCGATCTGTCGGTCGATCTGGTGCGGCGGATCGTCAAGCTCGGCGACAAGGAGGTCAAGCTGTCGCCGAAGGAATACGATCTGCTGCGCGTGCTGGTGCAGCACGCCGGCAAGGTGCTGACGCACAAGTTCCTGCTGCACGAATTGTGGGACGAACTCACGGACGCGCAATATCTGCGGGTCTATGTCCGCCAGCTCCGGCAGAAGATCGAACCCGATCCCGAGCGTCCGCAGTATCTGCTGACGGAAACCGGGATCGGATATCGATTGAAGGCGCCGAACTAA